The following proteins are co-located in the Apium graveolens cultivar Ventura chromosome 5, ASM990537v1, whole genome shotgun sequence genome:
- the LOC141659622 gene encoding uncharacterized protein LOC141659622, whose protein sequence is MNRNNNNAQGNNKYSTMDVLQTGFSAVNATSNVVKAGLFVKDHLGAEDAASSTANAADAACSTASAADAASSTADVVDAASSTSDVIMAALDIASNCSIM, encoded by the exons ATGAACCGCAACAACAATAATGCTCAG GGAAATAACAAATATAGCACAATGGACGTGCTTCAAACTGGATTTTCCGCTGTGAATGCAACTTCTAACGTAGTGAAGGCGGGGTTATTCGTGAAGGATCATCTGGGTGCGGAGGATGCAGCTTCCAGCACGGCGAACGCTGCGGATGCAGCTTGCAGCACAGCCAGCGCTGCGGATGCAGCTTCCAGTACGGCGGACGTTGTGGATGCAGCTTCCAGCACTTCGGACGTGATAATGGCAGCTCTCGACATTGCTTCCAATTGTTCTATTATGTGA
- the LOC141660592 gene encoding uncharacterized protein LOC141660592, translating into MADKYPEGTSNYRAPLLLGTENYNWWKGRMEVYLSREPLALRVVQKGPFEFKDKEGKVKDIDDLTEAELLKYSFNGKARNSLMNGICPSECDKVSSCKSAKEIWDTLELYHEGSKSLKKVKLSKLMNEFENFKLRDIETIRESQARF; encoded by the coding sequence ATGGCTGACAAATATCCTGAAGGAACCTCGAATTACCGAGCACCTCTTTTGCTTGGTACAGAAAACTACAACTGGTGGAAAGGTCGTATGGAAGTCTATCTATCTAGGGAGCCACTAGCATTGAGAGTTGTTCAGAAGGGTCCATTTGagttcaaggacaaagaaggcaAAGTGAAAGACATTGATGATCTCACAGAGGCCGAACTACTCAAATACAGTTTTAATGGAAAGGCTAGGAATTCTCTCATGAATGGGATATGTCCTAGTGAATGTGATAAAGTCTCTTCATGCAAatcagctaaagagatatgggatactctggaaTTGTATCACGAAGGATCCAAGAGCTTAAAGAAGGTGAAATTGAGCAAACTAATGAATGAGTTTGAAAATTTCAAGCTTCGAGATATAGAAACTATTCGAGAAAGTCAAGCTAGATTCTAG